Below is a genomic region from Brassica rapa cultivar Chiifu-401-42 chromosome A08, CAAS_Brap_v3.01, whole genome shotgun sequence.
ATAACTTTACTGCGTTAACCCGTTGAAGAAGTCACTACCATAGCTCACATCAATAAGCCCTACTCCAACAAGTGTACGGTAGCATAATGCCTCAAGTTCTTGCATAAACGTATGAGCGCCTCTTCCTGCAACCAAACACGGAATCtcagaaagacaaaaaaaacaaagacacAAAACATGGATCCAAATAGTTTACCTCTCTCGACCAAGATTCCTTGCGGCCTAAGTAATGGTGGAGCTACATCCTCCACAAACGCCAATCCTTTCTGAGAATTAGGTAAGGGCTGCTTGAGTTCTAATAGCAATCCTGAGGCATGTGAATCTTGCTCCCTATTCGCGCTTCGAGCGACTCCAAACCATGCATCGTCGATGTGTTGGCTAAGTCCATCGTATCGGAAActtggaagatgatgaagagaTGCATAGTCTTCCTCGTTAGGGTTTGGGTATATGGACAGTATCTGATCCTCTGTTTCGGCAGAGCACATATACTCCAGCTCAAACACATCTTTAAGCAACAGTGGATGTTTAATCCCTGCCTTGGACTCTTCTATGTCTTCCGAAGTTTGATCACCGTTAGATGACCTTCCCAAagatatgtttttgtttagtcTGCGTGGTTTCTTGTCAAGCACGCAACTTCTATTTTCGGATTGCGAACGAAGCCAACTGTTAATTCTTGAAAACTCTGTTTTTCGGTTGACATTTTTCTCAAAGATACCAATCTTGGAACAAGCTTTTCTCGCAGATCCTTGCCCCGTCTGTTGCACTTCTGTCTTGTGCTCAGACACGACCAACTTGATATCGCATTCAGATATGTCCTGACTATAAACTGTTGCCGCATCATCCGCTCTATTCTGACTCATAGCGCAAGTGGACTTTGAAACACTCCTCTCTGATGAGTCACACAGAGAATCATATACGTTCTTCATCATAGGAAGACACACAGACTCAGATCGGACATGGGCCATTGAGTTCCTTCTTGACTTGGAACCTGGACCACTGGAGATTGGGCTAAAATCTGCACCTGATAATCTTCGGTTGCTGCTAGCTGTTGGTCTCATGAAGCTACAAAAAACATCTGAAGCACGTCTTGATTTGTTTCTCCTTAATTTTGGAGTAACTTGAATCTCTTCTCTTATCTCATCcacttcttctgcttcttcagTAACATGAGGCTTACCAGAGAGTTTCTCTAATGTCTCGTTTAGATATCTGATCTCTTTTAACGTTGCCTCGCGATCTTTCTCGATCGTTTCCAACGTCTTCTGCAGATTCATCATCACAGTCTCCTTTTTCTCTTGTTTTTCCTACGCGTCAAATGAATATTTAACCCATCAGAAAGCGTAACACACTCTAAAGTAAGTTAACGTGTTATGCAAGTTATTGAATTCCATTACCTTTGATTCCTCCTGACCTAAATGAACGTTCTTTGCCCTCGTTGCGAAATCTAAAGAGCATATGGTTTCACACAGATCATCTTCTTTCCGGCCGATATGAACAAGCATCAGTGTCTTAGAGTCTTGCCCTGAAAAATCACGAACCACTCTTCAATAACATAACACAACATTTGAGTTAAGATCAAGAATAGACCTGGTCAGATTAACCGAGAATtgaaaaccgaaccaaaacacCGAGCAACAAATAGGTACCGATATATCTAAAcaatagtttatatattaaataatattagctatgattagtttttaaaataaccaAGTATCTTAAAGTCTTGTTAATAAATCGGACTTATCCAAAAAATGAATTACCTAAATATTGTTTATCCAAATTATCCAAAATTATCAGAAATACTGGAACCGTATTTTTCTAAATAGTGTAGGAAAACTGAAACACCCAATCCAAACACTTTTTGGAAGATTTTAGTTACCGAGAGAGTCTTTCAGAACTTGTGTGAGCTTGCTGTTCCTGAATCACAGAACAAGACAAAACTCAAATGTGTCAGAGATTGAGACCTAAAgggttaccaaaaaaaaagaaactgatAGGTTTACCTGTAAGGAATGTGAGCGTTCTTGCGTTGAAGAGAGTTGATGACATCTCCGAGAGCAGATAAAGAGAGATTAATGGCTTTGCCTTCATCAAAACGGCGGCCAGTTGCTTTAGTTTTCAACACGCGCTCGCTTCCTCCAAGATCAACTAGCCAAATCTTGTTTCTTACACGCCGTCTCTCAGTAGCTCCAGCACAAGTAATCGATACACGGATCATACTGTTTCATAAGTCAATATCAAAGAACATGATGTAACACaagtttaaagaaaaaaaaagatatcgaGTGTTTAGTTTCTTACCAGTGTGATCTGCTGGATGCAGAGTTAGAGTTAGTGAAGGCAGTTGCTCTGTTTCTACAACCTAATTTGTATAACTTGAAGACTTCATCAAAGTCCTTCACTTTACGAGTCACTAAGTTCTCTATACCTATCTCTCCCTTTGGGTTTGTGTGAATAAGAAGACTGAAACAGAGAAACATAACTCATTGAGTTAATATAGTCCAAATCATATCTATCATTGACGGTTATCTGCACATGTTATTATTGACCTTGGAGGTATGGGACCAATGGGTTTAGTTCCTTGAGAGACAAGCAAGTCTCTGAGATTCCCCATGTAAATCTCAAGCATACTAAACTTGATTACAAACTTATGATTGCTTTCCTCGACTTGTTTGAACAATCCCTTGATTGCTCGGGGAACGATACCTGGTGATTCTGGAAGACCCTCCTGaaacaatattatatatcaaCTTAAAGAGATTCAAGAAACAAGAAATGAAATCGAAGAGAGATGTTTAGGTTAATCCTTCTTACCATTGTAAAAGTTTTTCCAGTACCAGTTTGTCCATATGCAAAAATGCAAGCGTTGTAGCCATCCATAACCGATTTGATTACCGGTTCAATCTCTAAGAAGACATCATCTGACAAAATTTGAATACTATCATAAACAACACTTTCATGTATGTGTGTAATCAGTCTTAGGCCGTTAGAGTGGACATATCCAGGTGAAACATTATTCTATAGCCTAAAATGTAAGGACGAGTCCTAAAGAAAATAACGTCATAATGGAAATTTCTCAAAAGAAAATCAAAGCTACATACCTTGTGATGAATCAGGTTGGAAAACTCTGTCGAAGTTGTAGGTTTTCCTCTTGCTTTCTGTTAACTTGATGAAAACGTTTCTTGTATCCGAAGCAACCGGCGCTCTCATGTTTTTGGAGTCTAAGGGTTTGACTCGACAAAACACACGAATGTTCCCTGACcaatatttaaaattgaaacCGATGAAACTAGACTCTTAAATTGAAAACTTACGTTAACGAAtcgtagttttttttaatagatgacTAACCTTTAAGGTCCAAAAACTCGTTAAGAATCTGTCTTCTTCGTTTGTTCTGATCATTTACTTGAACTGTTAGGGTAGAGAGTTGatctgtaacaaaaaaaaaaaaacagaggaaacagagCAAGACCCATAAGTAACagaactaaataaataaataacaattgAAGTTTAACGGTTGAGATGCGTTGCATGTAGTACTTCTAATGCTCTGTTCTTCAATGAAAGCAGAATCGTCCTCTTCCTTTGACGTTGAAGATAtctcagaagaagaagagacgtTCTTGGCGATGTTGCTGACAGATTTAACCCAAGATGAAGTCAAATGAGATCTTAAACCGATCAATGAATGGACTGTCTCAGGCAAATTCTGAACCCGTTTCGACCTTGTCCTCTCCATTGAACCAAACCTTGATCTTGAATAGAAAAGAGATTCTGATATCACTGAGCTTTTGCTTTTAGAGGGAAAGAAACTTGGAGAGAATGTTTTTCATGATAATCTTGGTAGAGAGATATTTGTAGCACTAGTCAATATTATACCAACTGGTAATTAATAATCtaaattaactatttttagAAGGAATTAATTACTATTTGCCCCCTTTTTAACTTTAACATTAGTGGCGAAAATGTTGATACTTAGAACGTCACTGGTCAAACTTTAAACTAACAGGTTTAAAAGTTGTAGATGACTTCATCCACATTATCAATATTTACAGATTTTGTTTTTGACAAAGTTCAATATTTACagatttttttgctttttttttccaaaacaattaACTTGGACCTAAATTTAGAGGTTACGTTTACTTTTATATAAACTTAATATGTTAGtccaaaatctataaattaccAAATGGAAAGTATGACTAATAATAACCAAACTTactgatttaattttttaaaatttccttCTATACTTTaccattaaaatatattgttaatgaAAGTACATAATATTAGTGTATATTTATTTTGCATTAACTATTCGTTTTAAATAAGATGTGCTATTAAAACCAATACTGGTTATTAGCATGTCTTATTGTTTTCATATGCtaatcattttaataaatatactataaataacaaatattaattattactaTCTATtataattcaataaaatttattagtaaaaCACATCATACAGTTACTAattcaatttataaaatatatggacAAACGAAATTCATGGGGACTTATCTCAGATGCATGACaagtaggggtgttcaatctggtaattaaaaccaaacaaattaaaaccaaaCAGAAACGAAATAGAGAAAGTGGTCTGGATTTGGTAGTACCGAATATACCGAATGGATGTCATTTTTAAGAAACCGCGGTATATAGAATGATCAAaccaaaaaatgaataaaaccgatcaattaaaatatagaggtaattatatgtaaactatataatataattaatgatatatacataataaattttattgatacgTTTCTCATACTTCAAatgttgattttaaaattatcttaagttaaaagttattttttattttaccaaattcacaaaatcaagtttttctgccaaaatcgcaaaatcaCAAAATCAAGATTTCctgccaaaatcgcaaaatcaAGTTTATGACTATAATCACAAAATCGAGTTTCCGCAAAAATCACAAAATCGAATTTTACCgcaaaaattgaatttttcccatcaaaatcacaaaatcaagtttttccactaaaatttcaaaatcgaGGTTTCTCGCTTAAATcgttaaaactaaatttttccACCTAATCGAGGGTTTGGCCAAAACCACAATAtaaattttccgccaaaacgataaagaaaaaaatcttttcgcaaaatattattttcccaTAAAGCCACAAAAAAAGTATTCCGACCAAAATCTCAGAATCTtgtttttttctccaaaatcgcaaaaaaaaaaacatgttatgatattttgaatatttaaacaACCTTTCTAGCAAATTTGTGTTGTATCAGATTCTATTATATGGTCTTCAATGGACCCCATGGGCAACCCATGTTAACATTGGCATTAGTGgatttagtttttaatgaaCATAGTCATTCTTTGTCCACAAACAAGAAATTTCTTGCACAAATGGATATGCATAAATCAACGTGGGATAACCCAATTGACAGCTCTaactaaattaataaacacgataaactattaaatttatttaattttaaagtggATTAACGAAATGTATGacacaatttaataaaataataagatgataattttgaaaaatcttaagtaaatatatgatcctaatataaatataaattaatgaatataaaatttatctaaatataacaaaaatattttatttttattcacaGTGAagtctatttttaattttatacacttcaaaaaatttgatgtagtcatttaacatataaaaacatCTATGTTTAAGGTACGTATATTTTATACACATAATAATCGAATAAAACAATATGAAAATTGTATATGAAAATTTAATCACTgtatactttattttttttcttacataaaACACATTTCAAgatatacatatctaaaaacaaaattttgtaaataataaatttataaatcaacaaaatattataatccAAACATTACTAATTTACCCTTATGAGGTAATGTCTGGTCAATTACCACCAAGACATCTTCCTTATTTATCCGAGGAACCAAAAGTACAAGTAGTAGTTAAGTGTCCGGAAGAAATGGAGAATATGTTGTTAATTCTCAGTTTCCACCTATTAAGAACTGAAACTGTATCAAACAGTTAGCTAATCAACAATAAAGTAAGAGgattttattttaccaaaaaaaaaaaagtaagaggATTTTTGAAATAGGAGATTACGTCTTCCTTAAATTACAATCATGTAGGCAGAATTCAGGGGTGACTCAAACATTACAGAAAATTGATCCTAAGTACTAGGGAGCTTACAAGATACTGGAAAACATAGTAATATCGTGTATAAGTTGCTGCAACTTCTTCAAATTCACAAATACATCATATTTTTCATGTAGCACAATCTAAAAGGCTGGTGGATGAGGTAACCACCACCAATCAACTTCCTTCCATTGTCTATAAACACTGAAAAAAGTGCCAACATATTGTATGGGAAGACATATGGTACATAGGAGAAGACAAGCAACGAGAATAATTTTGGTGAAATATTTGAATCAGTTAGAAGAAACAATAATATAAGAATACTTGTTTGATTGCATAGAAACAATTTCACAACTTTTTCAGCAGTGAAAGCATAAAGACATGTGACATAATGAGCAAGGAGCTAAATTCTTACAACTGCTAACAAAAACATAAGGAGAACGCCATATGGTGGAAAAATATTGTACGTCGACTATCGATTGTCAGAGAAGAAATATAGTATAAATAATAGATCATTTTCATTAATCATTCATAATATTTTCATGTAACAGTTCCTACTATAAATACAATACAAAACTCATATTTCTCTTAAATTCATTGCGTTTGAAGATCATTCTCTATCTGAGATCTTATACACGTGAGTTTTGATTATGTTTTACAGAACAATGAATTGATCACGGGAAATATGAATGTTTACAAGACACTGAAAAATGTGTACGGTGATCGATTTTACCACTAAGACTAGGTAGTAGTCCGCCTTGCGCGAAAAGAGattcttaattttgttttttttaagaaaagaaaacattagTTCTGTCTGATATGT
It encodes:
- the LOC103832577 gene encoding kinesin-like protein KIN-14T; translation: MERTRSKRVQNLPETVHSLIGLRSHLTSSWVKSVSNIAKNVSSSSEISSTSKEEDDSAFIEEQSIRNQLSTLTVQVNDQNKRRRQILNEFLDLKGNIRVFCRVKPLDSKNMRAPVASDTRNVFIKLTESKRKTYNFDRVFQPDSSQDDVFLEIEPVIKSVMDGYNACIFAYGQTGTGKTFTMEGLPESPGIVPRAIKGLFKQVEESNHKFVIKFSMLEIYMGNLRDLLVSQGTKPIGPIPPSLLIHTNPKGEIGIENLVTRKVKDFDEVFKLYKLGCRNRATAFTNSNSASSRSHCMIRVSITCAGATERRRVRNKIWLVDLGGSERVLKTKATGRRFDEGKAINLSLSALGDVINSLQRKNAHIPYRNSKLTQVLKDSLGQDSKTLMLVHIGRKEDDLCETICSLDFATRAKNVHLGQEESKEKQEKKETVMMNLQKTLETIEKDREATLKEIRYLNETLEKLSGKPHVTEEAEEVDEIREEIQVTPKLRRNKSRRASDVFCSFMRPTASSNRRLSGADFSPISSGPGSKSRRNSMAHVRSESVCLPMMKNVYDSLCDSSERSVSKSTCAMSQNRADDAATVYSQDISECDIKLVVSEHKTEVQQTGQGSARKACSKIGIFEKNVNRKTEFSRINSWLRSQSENRSCVLDKKPRRLNKNISLGRSSNGDQTSEDIEESKAGIKHPLLLKDVFELEYMCSAETEDQILSIYPNPNEEDYASLHHLPSFRYDGLSQHIDDAWFGVARSANREQDSHASGLLLELKQPLPNSQKGLAFVEDVAPPLLRPQGILVERGRGAHTFMQELEALCYRTLVGVGLIDVSYGSDFFNGLTQ